In a single window of the Pseudogemmatithrix spongiicola genome:
- a CDS encoding WD40/YVTN/BNR-like repeat-containing protein, which translates to MSVRKWLPRSLALLGAVALALPDALAAQSADSTAFRALRWRELGPARGGRSVAVAGSSSRPLEYWMGTTGGGVWKTTDGGMNWQPSTDNAFGGTIGAIAVAESNPDIVYVGGGETHIRGNTSHGDGLWKTTDGGRTWQLMGLRETRHIARVRVHPTNPDIVYVGALGHAFGNNPERGVYKSVDGGKNWQRILYRNDSTGISDLIMDPNDPNTLYAAFWHAYRRPWMLNSGGPGGGIMKTTDGGATWTELTANRGLPRGVWGKVGLAVSPANSRRVWAIIENDSGGVYRSDDGGQTWEWLNRDRSLRQRAWYYSKIYADPKDTNVVYGLNVQFFRSTDGGRTFRQQIQVPHGDNHDMWIAPNDPMRMVQANDGGANVSFTGGRTWTDQEFATAQMYHVSTTNHFPYWVCGAQQDNSTLCGPSRKEGNITIADWQDAGGGESGYVTANPANPDIIFAGSYSGYLTRKDMRTGLERNINAWPLNPMGHSSEDIQYRFQWTFPIVVSQHDPSVLYVGGSRLFKSTNEGQSFTMISPELARRDPRTMGASGGPITKDQTGVETYGTIFTLAESPKNRSILWAGTDDGYIWITRDAGANWTNITPRDIGDFARVSIIDASSFDEGTAYVAANRFQLDDFRPSLWKTTDFGATWTKIVTGIDAEHFTRVIRHDPERRGLLYAGTERGVYVSFNDGAIWQPLQLNLPPVPVHDLVVKEGDLVAGTHGRSFWILDDLSAIRQYTPQIAAKPAHLFQPRDAYRINWGGGGFGGGGNQQAAASRPGQNPPSGVVVYYHIKDANQPVKLEFLAANGSVIKSYENDGQPVRPAEGAPAGPGGGRGGPAAAQRPGNAVGLNQFVWNMRYPDAVTFPGMIMWAGSTTGPVAPAGTYTVRLTVGSETQTARVNLLNDPRTTATAADLQAQFDFLIQVRDKTSEANNAVRTIRNVRAQIEARVAAVPRLRRNADELLRSLAAIEEEIYQVRNQSSQDPLNFPIRINNKIAALAGVAGSGPYRPTDQTIAVYNEVSAMLKVQTDRLDKVLREDLERFNRQLRSARQEPIVPSTDLPEPARGPVADDDIVMDDDHAEAAAA; encoded by the coding sequence GTGTCAGTCCGGAAGTGGTTGCCCCGTTCGCTCGCGCTGCTTGGCGCGGTCGCCCTCGCCCTCCCGGATGCGCTGGCCGCGCAGTCCGCGGACTCCACCGCCTTCCGCGCCCTGCGCTGGCGCGAACTCGGCCCCGCCCGCGGCGGTCGATCCGTCGCCGTGGCCGGCTCTTCGTCTCGGCCCCTCGAGTACTGGATGGGCACCACGGGCGGCGGCGTGTGGAAGACCACCGACGGCGGCATGAACTGGCAGCCGTCGACCGACAACGCCTTCGGCGGGACGATCGGCGCCATCGCCGTGGCGGAGTCGAATCCGGACATCGTGTACGTAGGCGGCGGCGAGACGCACATCCGCGGCAACACCTCGCACGGGGACGGCCTTTGGAAGACCACCGACGGCGGCCGCACCTGGCAGCTGATGGGGCTGCGCGAGACGCGGCACATCGCCCGCGTGCGCGTGCATCCGACCAATCCGGACATCGTCTACGTCGGCGCGCTGGGCCATGCGTTCGGCAACAATCCGGAGCGCGGCGTCTACAAGAGCGTGGACGGCGGCAAGAACTGGCAGCGCATTCTTTACCGCAACGACTCGACGGGCATCAGCGACCTGATCATGGATCCGAATGACCCGAACACGCTGTATGCGGCGTTCTGGCACGCGTATCGGCGGCCGTGGATGCTCAATTCGGGCGGCCCGGGCGGCGGCATCATGAAGACCACCGATGGCGGCGCGACGTGGACCGAGCTCACGGCGAACCGCGGCCTGCCGCGCGGCGTGTGGGGCAAGGTCGGGCTCGCGGTGTCGCCGGCCAACTCGCGGCGCGTGTGGGCCATCATCGAGAACGACTCGGGTGGCGTGTACCGCTCCGACGACGGTGGCCAAACGTGGGAATGGCTGAACCGCGACCGCTCGCTGCGGCAGCGCGCGTGGTACTACAGCAAGATCTACGCGGATCCCAAGGACACGAACGTCGTCTACGGCTTGAACGTGCAGTTCTTCCGCAGCACCGACGGTGGCCGCACGTTCCGGCAGCAGATCCAGGTGCCGCATGGTGACAACCACGACATGTGGATCGCGCCGAACGATCCGATGCGCATGGTGCAGGCGAACGACGGCGGCGCGAACGTGAGCTTCACGGGCGGCCGCACGTGGACCGACCAGGAGTTCGCCACGGCGCAGATGTACCACGTGTCGACGACGAACCACTTCCCGTACTGGGTCTGCGGCGCGCAGCAGGACAACTCGACGCTCTGCGGACCGAGCCGGAAGGAAGGCAACATCACGATCGCCGACTGGCAGGATGCGGGCGGTGGCGAGTCGGGCTACGTGACGGCGAACCCGGCGAATCCGGACATCATCTTCGCGGGCTCGTACTCGGGCTATCTGACGCGCAAGGACATGCGCACGGGCCTCGAGCGAAACATCAATGCCTGGCCGCTCAATCCGATGGGCCACAGCTCGGAAGACATCCAGTACCGCTTCCAGTGGACTTTCCCGATCGTGGTCTCGCAGCACGACCCGTCGGTGCTCTACGTCGGCGGCAGCCGGCTCTTCAAGAGCACGAACGAAGGCCAGAGCTTCACGATGATCTCGCCGGAGCTCGCGCGTCGCGATCCGCGTACGATGGGTGCGTCGGGCGGTCCGATCACGAAGGACCAGACGGGTGTCGAGACCTACGGTACGATCTTCACACTGGCCGAGTCGCCGAAGAACCGGAGCATCCTCTGGGCCGGCACCGATGATGGATACATTTGGATCACCCGCGACGCCGGCGCCAACTGGACGAACATCACGCCGCGCGACATCGGCGACTTCGCGCGCGTGAGCATCATCGATGCGTCGTCGTTCGACGAAGGCACGGCCTACGTCGCGGCGAACCGATTCCAGCTCGACGACTTCCGCCCGTCGCTCTGGAAGACCACGGACTTCGGCGCGACGTGGACGAAGATCGTCACGGGCATCGACGCCGAGCACTTCACGCGCGTCATCCGCCACGACCCCGAGCGCCGCGGCTTGCTCTACGCCGGCACGGAGCGCGGCGTGTACGTGAGCTTCAATGACGGCGCGATCTGGCAGCCGCTGCAGCTCAACCTGCCGCCGGTGCCCGTGCACGACCTCGTCGTGAAGGAAGGCGATCTCGTGGCGGGCACGCACGGCCGCTCGTTCTGGATCCTCGACGACCTGTCGGCGATCCGGCAGTACACGCCGCAGATCGCGGCGAAGCCGGCGCATCTGTTCCAGCCGCGCGATGCCTACCGCATCAACTGGGGCGGCGGGGGCTTCGGCGGCGGCGGCAACCAGCAGGCGGCGGCGAGCCGGCCCGGGCAGAATCCGCCGAGCGGCGTCGTGGTCTATTACCACATCAAGGACGCGAACCAGCCAGTGAAGCTGGAGTTCCTCGCGGCGAATGGCAGCGTGATCAAGAGCTACGAGAACGACGGCCAGCCCGTGCGTCCCGCCGAGGGTGCGCCTGCCGGACCGGGCGGTGGTCGCGGCGGGCCCGCCGCGGCGCAGCGCCCGGGCAATGCCGTGGGCCTCAACCAGTTCGTCTGGAACATGCGCTACCCCGATGCCGTGACCTTCCCGGGCATGATCATGTGGGCGGGCAGCACGACGGGGCCGGTGGCTCCGGCGGGCACGTACACGGTGCGCCTCACCGTCGGCAGCGAGACGCAGACGGCGCGCGTGAACTTGCTCAACGATCCGCGCACCACGGCGACGGCGGCCGACCTGCAGGCGCAGTTCGACTTCCTCATCCAGGTGCGCGACAAGACCTCCGAGGCGAACAACGCCGTGCGCACGATCCGTAACGTACGCGCGCAGATCGAGGCGCGCGTCGCGGCCGTGCCGCGCCTGCGGCGCAACGCCGACGAGCTGCTGCGCTCGCTCGCGGCGATCGAAGAGGAGATCTACCAGGTCCGGAACCAGAGCTCGCAGGATCCGCTCAACTTCCCGATCCGCATCAACAACAAGATCGCGGCCCTCGCCGGCGTCGCGGGCTCCGGCCCGTACCGCCCGACGGACCAGACCATCGCCGTCTACAACGAAGTCTCGGCGATGCTCAAGGTGCAGACGGACCGGCTCGACAAGGTCCTGCGCGAGGATCTCGAGCGCTTCAACCGCCAGCTGCGTTCGGCGCGCCAGGAGCCGATTGTCCCGAGCACGGACTTGCCGGAGCCGGCGCGCGGACCGGTGGCGGACGATGACATCGTGATGGACGACGACCATGCGGAGGCGGCGGCCGCGTGA
- a CDS encoding SMP-30/gluconolactonase/LRE family protein: protein MRITTLALLAPFALVACGGENASQAADANAPLAVVSEGLSTPESVLWDATRNVWYVSNINGSPLGKDDNGYIVRLSADGAKLDSVPFINGADADITLNAPKGMALVGDTLWVADIDAVRAFDVNTGNAVTSLELGAQNATFLNDVAVAGDGTIYITDSGISFNADGSVSHPGKSRVFALVGRNAREAVVLPAQSAANGIAFDAGNNRWLIVGFNSPSVFGWTAGTDSVTVLGSGPGGGDGIVILKDGRALYSSWADSSLYVFENGTSTKLRGGLNAPADIGYDPRRHIVAVPLFTENRVELWQLK, encoded by the coding sequence ATGCGCATCACTACGCTCGCCCTCCTCGCTCCGTTCGCGCTCGTCGCCTGTGGCGGCGAGAACGCCTCCCAAGCCGCCGACGCCAACGCCCCGCTGGCGGTCGTCTCCGAAGGGCTCAGCACCCCTGAGTCCGTCCTCTGGGACGCCACGCGCAACGTGTGGTATGTGAGCAACATCAATGGCTCGCCGCTGGGCAAGGACGACAACGGCTACATCGTCCGCCTCTCGGCGGATGGCGCCAAGCTCGACAGTGTGCCGTTCATCAACGGCGCAGATGCCGACATCACGCTGAACGCCCCCAAGGGCATGGCCCTCGTCGGCGACACGCTCTGGGTGGCCGACATCGACGCCGTGCGTGCGTTCGACGTCAACACGGGGAACGCCGTCACCTCGCTCGAGCTCGGCGCGCAGAACGCGACCTTCCTCAACGACGTCGCCGTCGCGGGCGACGGCACGATCTACATCACGGATTCCGGCATCAGCTTCAACGCCGATGGCTCCGTCTCGCACCCGGGCAAGAGCCGGGTGTTCGCGCTCGTCGGGCGCAACGCCCGCGAGGCCGTCGTCCTCCCCGCGCAGTCGGCGGCCAACGGCATCGCGTTCGACGCCGGCAACAACCGCTGGCTCATCGTCGGCTTCAACTCGCCGAGCGTCTTTGGCTGGACCGCCGGCACCGACAGCGTCACCGTGCTCGGCAGCGGCCCCGGCGGCGGCGACGGCATCGTCATCCTCAAGGACGGCCGCGCGCTGTACTCGAGCTGGGCGGATTCGTCGCTGTATGTCTTCGAGAACGGCACCTCGACCAAGCTCCGTGGCGGCCTCAACGCCCCCGCCGACATCGGCTACGACCCGCGCCGCCACATCGTGGCCGTGCCGTTGTTCACCGAGAATCGCGTCGAACTCTGGCAGCTCAAGTAA
- a CDS encoding SCP2 sterol-binding domain-containing protein — MPNRPFTAAWAEAFQSAIEADDAYRSAAAKWTWPVALILSPAPELGFPDAVAVELQLDRGRCGGAQVVPADAVTAPIALTAPYAVWKSVVRGELDPIVGVTRGKIAVRGSLATLMMHARAATALVACAKAVPTEFPDEE; from the coding sequence GTGCCGAATCGTCCCTTCACGGCGGCATGGGCGGAGGCATTCCAGTCGGCCATCGAGGCCGATGACGCCTATCGCAGCGCCGCCGCGAAGTGGACCTGGCCCGTCGCGCTGATCCTCAGCCCCGCGCCAGAGCTCGGATTTCCCGACGCCGTCGCCGTCGAGCTGCAGCTCGATCGGGGACGCTGCGGCGGCGCGCAGGTCGTGCCCGCCGACGCCGTGACGGCGCCCATCGCACTCACGGCGCCGTACGCCGTGTGGAAGTCCGTCGTGCGCGGCGAACTCGATCCCATTGTCGGCGTCACGCGCGGCAAGATTGCGGTCCGCGGATCCCTCGCCACATTGATGATGCACGCCCGCGCCGCCACCGCCCTGGTCGCCTGCGCGAAGGCGGTGCCGACGGAGTTTCCCGACGAGGAGTGA
- a CDS encoding ribonucleotide-diphosphate reductase subunit beta, which translates to MPLVQREAESAYFELYRKAKQLHWDPATIDLRADRAQWEHIRRDFAAEQFPEQILRLTSLFYEGEESVTKTLAPFCSAVSRLGLGIDKELFLTTQLYEEAKHFEFFARYFREVFEEDGSITRQYMTPAPQAVLVADLEEVTERLRREDDPVQLRATFAEAVTHYMGVVEAMLARTGYVGAHDALAARGWLPGLQEGYRLIKRDEGRHVSFGMRCIAELTSAHPELKPVVQGVFERHLPNVLATVQEFDYPTPLVDLDKLTAYALAQYERFAAAAGLDGSTADLDALSAED; encoded by the coding sequence ATGCCCCTGGTGCAGCGTGAAGCCGAGAGCGCGTACTTCGAGCTCTATCGCAAGGCCAAGCAACTGCACTGGGATCCGGCCACGATCGACCTCCGGGCCGATCGCGCGCAATGGGAGCACATCCGCCGCGACTTCGCCGCCGAGCAGTTCCCCGAGCAGATTCTCCGCCTGACGTCGCTGTTCTATGAAGGCGAGGAGTCCGTCACCAAGACGCTCGCGCCCTTCTGTTCCGCCGTCTCGCGCCTCGGACTCGGCATCGACAAGGAGCTCTTCCTCACGACGCAACTCTACGAGGAAGCCAAGCACTTCGAGTTCTTCGCCCGCTACTTCCGCGAGGTCTTCGAGGAAGACGGCAGCATCACGCGGCAGTACATGACGCCGGCCCCGCAGGCGGTGCTCGTCGCCGATCTCGAGGAGGTCACCGAGCGATTGCGGCGCGAGGACGATCCCGTGCAGTTGCGCGCGACCTTCGCCGAGGCGGTCACGCACTATATGGGCGTCGTCGAGGCGATGCTCGCTCGCACCGGATACGTGGGTGCGCACGATGCGCTCGCCGCCCGTGGCTGGCTGCCGGGCCTGCAGGAGGGCTATCGGCTCATCAAGCGCGACGAGGGCCGCCATGTGAGTTTCGGCATGCGCTGCATCGCCGAGCTGACGTCGGCCCATCCGGAACTGAAGCCGGTCGTCCAAGGCGTGTTCGAGCGGCACCTGCCCAACGTGCTCGCCACGGTGCAGGAGTTCGATTATCCGACGCCGCTCGTGGATCTCGACAAGCTCACGGCGTACGCGCTCGCGCAATACGAGCGCTTTGCGGCCGCCGCGGGGCTCGACGGCAGCACCGCCGACCTCGACGCACTCAGCGCCGAGGACTGA
- a CDS encoding anti-sigma factor family protein, with protein MSRPDEGLIHQWLDGECTPEESARLERLVATDAEWAAAVAEARGLIAASSRILGALDAVPHAKPAGGKAAPAVARRGFRVASWMGVAAGLVLVAGTAYVLREQSTAPFGVVSSPSPSPTITDTAPGVQVGRAGDRVQPPSEVPPIGVARPAAEAAAQSINTLPSGAGAAGVASEAAPPAAPPAAPPPVAQRAEEDVAARRSAELAAEQERARAARATRAAAVSDESRASARQAPARAAAPMAAPMVAAPMVLPVLDGCWRVSAPPELVGVLATPAIRRAAGDTLVLITASGDITVVRAGDVLHGGLEAKQEPCRTP; from the coding sequence ATGTCGCGTCCTGACGAAGGGTTGATCCACCAGTGGCTGGACGGTGAGTGCACGCCGGAAGAGTCGGCGCGCCTCGAGCGGCTGGTGGCGACGGACGCGGAGTGGGCGGCGGCGGTGGCCGAGGCACGCGGCCTGATTGCGGCGAGCTCGCGGATTCTCGGCGCGCTGGATGCCGTGCCCCACGCGAAGCCGGCGGGTGGGAAGGCAGCGCCTGCCGTGGCGCGCCGTGGCTTCCGTGTTGCGTCCTGGATGGGCGTGGCGGCGGGACTTGTGTTGGTCGCGGGTACCGCGTACGTGCTGCGCGAGCAGAGCACGGCGCCGTTCGGTGTGGTCTCGTCACCGTCGCCGTCACCGACGATCACGGACACCGCACCGGGCGTGCAAGTCGGTCGGGCTGGCGATCGCGTACAGCCGCCGAGTGAGGTGCCACCGATCGGCGTGGCGCGCCCGGCGGCCGAGGCAGCCGCTCAGTCAATCAATACGCTGCCGTCAGGTGCGGGTGCCGCAGGAGTGGCGTCCGAAGCGGCTCCGCCGGCAGCACCGCCTGCCGCGCCGCCCCCCGTGGCGCAACGAGCCGAAGAGGATGTGGCGGCGCGACGCAGTGCCGAACTCGCCGCAGAGCAGGAGCGCGCCCGCGCGGCGCGCGCGACACGCGCGGCGGCGGTGTCCGATGAGTCGCGGGCGTCCGCACGTCAGGCGCCCGCCCGCGCGGCGGCGCCTATGGCGGCCCCGATGGTGGCCGCGCCGATGGTACTGCCCGTCCTCGACGGATGCTGGCGCGTGTCCGCTCCACCGGAGCTCGTGGGCGTGTTGGCCACGCCGGCGATTCGCCGTGCCGCCGGTGACACGCTCGTGCTGATCACTGCGAGCGGAGACATCACGGTCGTGCGTGCGGGGGACGTGCTGCACGGCGGGCTCGAGGCGAAGCAGGAGCCCTGTCGCACGCCGTGA
- a CDS encoding sigma-70 family RNA polymerase sigma factor gives MDTAERLFVTYHATLVRYLTRRLGDRDWAEEVAQETFVRALRQETIVNERAWVFAVAHNLVRDGARRDARNRRHLELMAAEQREAQEPEAEQTADRAEQLRMARQALASLTERDRQALLLKEEGLDYQEIADVLGIEKSSVGTTLSRARRRLAESYEDLAAGGRGGADVAS, from the coding sequence ATGGACACGGCCGAACGGCTCTTCGTCACCTACCACGCAACGCTGGTGCGGTATCTCACGCGCCGGCTTGGCGACCGCGATTGGGCGGAAGAGGTGGCGCAGGAGACGTTCGTCCGTGCCCTGCGGCAGGAGACGATCGTGAACGAACGCGCATGGGTCTTCGCGGTGGCGCACAACCTGGTGCGTGACGGAGCGCGGCGCGATGCGCGCAACCGCCGGCACCTCGAACTGATGGCTGCCGAGCAGCGCGAGGCGCAAGAGCCAGAGGCGGAGCAGACCGCGGATCGCGCGGAGCAGCTGCGGATGGCGCGCCAAGCGTTGGCATCACTGACCGAGCGGGACCGCCAGGCGTTGCTGCTCAAGGAAGAAGGGTTGGACTACCAAGAGATTGCCGACGTGCTCGGCATCGAGAAGAGCTCCGTCGGCACGACGCTCTCGCGTGCGCGGCGTCGTCTGGCAGAGTCATACGAAGACTTGGCGGCCGGTGGCCGGGGAGGCGCGGATGTCGCGTCCTGA
- a CDS encoding VIT domain-containing protein yields MDGRVVRTGRDVRVVLEGRVLAYEVTERWTNRGRTIGEADYVLPLPRGAAFEDLALMIDGEMVTGEIRGAGEARRIYEEIVRRQRDPALVEWMDHGVLRTRIFPIQPGETRTVTVRFRAVAEREGDALRIDVPAPRGQGTQGGGTTLAFEWPQGDGFGDAWSPTHDVRAASAVERRRVARVEDAVGTVTLLLPVRGSGAAMTVLTHAPRRDDGYVLITLAPPAQTGPATPRDITFVIDVSGSMSGEKLRQAKAAGRQLLNSLGRSDRFRLVAFSSDVTDFADAWSAATPANLRAAEEWLDGLAAVGGTNIGAALARGLEADTPAGRLGLLLFLTDGEPTVGEQNADRLAAYASRERGERRVFTFGLGADVNASLLERLALDGAGTAHFVRPQEDVERIVGVVAQRITRPVATDLRVRAEGVTLTQVMPAGRIDLFAGQELTILAKYRGDADAVRLTVAGRGAQGPVQWSTVARFPAQRTQDAFVGRLWATQRVGWLSAERRKSGPSAEVDEELKTLGERWGIPTVLTSYLVLEPGMVVDNAPRPGRGQPRAMPMATMGAGAAPAAPPAPTAFEEARAAAAQRSARSMAEADRSMDGARTRRAANRLFVLRDSTWVDARAEAAQARTLRVRPYSDAYFALMDRTPDLREAFALGDNVEVRGRAVTVVLAADGAERLSAAELAAVARDW; encoded by the coding sequence GTGGACGGACGCGTCGTGCGTACGGGGCGCGACGTGCGCGTAGTGCTCGAGGGGCGCGTGCTCGCCTACGAGGTGACCGAGCGCTGGACCAACCGCGGGCGCACGATCGGCGAGGCCGACTACGTGCTACCGCTGCCGCGAGGCGCGGCCTTCGAAGATCTCGCGTTGATGATCGACGGCGAGATGGTGACAGGCGAGATCCGCGGCGCCGGCGAGGCGCGGCGCATCTACGAAGAGATCGTGCGCCGGCAGCGCGATCCCGCACTGGTCGAGTGGATGGATCACGGCGTGCTGCGCACGCGCATCTTCCCGATCCAGCCCGGAGAGACGCGCACGGTGACCGTACGGTTCCGCGCCGTTGCCGAGCGTGAAGGCGACGCGCTGCGGATCGACGTGCCGGCCCCGCGTGGCCAAGGCACGCAGGGAGGCGGTACGACGCTCGCCTTCGAGTGGCCGCAGGGCGACGGTTTCGGCGATGCCTGGTCGCCCACGCACGACGTGCGGGCTGCGTCGGCGGTGGAGCGCCGGCGTGTGGCCCGCGTGGAGGATGCCGTCGGCACCGTCACGCTGTTGCTGCCGGTGCGCGGCAGCGGTGCGGCGATGACCGTACTCACGCATGCGCCGCGCCGCGATGACGGCTACGTGCTCATCACCTTGGCGCCGCCCGCACAGACGGGCCCCGCCACGCCCCGCGACATCACCTTCGTGATCGATGTGTCGGGTTCGATGAGCGGCGAGAAGCTGCGCCAGGCCAAGGCGGCGGGTCGGCAGTTGCTCAACAGCCTCGGCCGCAGCGATCGGTTCCGGCTCGTGGCCTTCTCGAGTGACGTGACGGACTTCGCCGATGCGTGGAGCGCCGCGACGCCCGCGAACCTGCGGGCAGCTGAGGAATGGCTCGACGGTCTCGCCGCCGTGGGCGGCACGAACATCGGTGCGGCGCTCGCGCGCGGGCTCGAAGCGGACACACCCGCCGGCCGCCTCGGCCTGCTCCTCTTCCTCACGGATGGCGAGCCGACGGTCGGTGAGCAGAACGCCGATCGCCTCGCGGCCTATGCGTCGCGGGAGCGCGGCGAGCGTCGCGTGTTCACCTTCGGGCTCGGCGCAGACGTGAACGCGTCATTGCTCGAGCGGCTCGCGCTCGATGGCGCCGGCACGGCGCACTTCGTGCGGCCGCAGGAGGACGTGGAGCGGATCGTCGGGGTCGTCGCGCAGCGCATCACGCGGCCCGTCGCCACGGACCTGCGCGTGCGCGCCGAGGGCGTGACGCTGACGCAGGTGATGCCGGCGGGTCGGATCGACCTCTTTGCCGGGCAGGAGCTGACGATTCTCGCGAAGTATCGCGGCGATGCCGATGCGGTGCGCCTGACGGTTGCGGGGCGGGGCGCCCAGGGGCCGGTGCAGTGGTCGACCGTGGCGCGATTTCCCGCGCAGCGCACGCAGGACGCGTTCGTCGGACGCCTCTGGGCGACGCAACGCGTGGGCTGGTTGAGCGCCGAGCGGCGCAAGAGCGGGCCATCGGCCGAGGTGGATGAGGAACTCAAGACGCTCGGCGAGCGCTGGGGCATTCCGACGGTCCTCACGTCGTACCTCGTGCTGGAACCCGGCATGGTCGTGGATAACGCGCCGCGGCCTGGGCGTGGGCAACCACGTGCGATGCCGATGGCGACCATGGGCGCGGGCGCAGCGCCGGCCGCACCGCCGGCGCCGACGGCCTTCGAGGAAGCGCGTGCCGCCGCCGCGCAGCGCAGCGCGCGCTCGATGGCCGAGGCGGATCGGTCGATGGATGGCGCGCGGACGCGGCGCGCGGCGAATCGCCTGTTCGTGCTCCGCGACAGCACCTGGGTGGATGCGCGCGCCGAGGCCGCGCAGGCCCGCACGCTGCGCGTGCGTCCCTATTCGGATGCATACTTCGCCCTCATGGACCGCACGCCTGACCTGCGAGAGGCCTTTGCGCTCGGCGACAACGTCGAGGTGCGCGGGCGCGCCGTGACCGTCGTGTTGGCGGCGGATGGCGCGGAACGGCTGAGCGCCGCGGAGCTCGCCGCGGTGGCGCGGGACTGGTAG
- a CDS encoding sensor domain-containing diguanylate cyclase, with translation MSPRRFRSLQDPDALRSLVANLREAIYITDMRGNVLDANPAFFQLLGVRGLDDLKAYGANEMVVDPSRRLAEMDMVERDGFVRDFELQLLRPDGMMLTVLDTMYAVQEAESGETIYHGILVDITQRKQLEEELRQQSVRDPLTGCYNRRHLADLDAVLSPGDESWGCLFIDIDHFKQYNDEYGHQMGDNTLIRMSRFLMRQVRAEEPVVRVGGDEFVIVLRGARQAQVGMVAERMRIAALRTAPVPFSLGWAVREPGESLTSTVNRADQNLLAVRVIERTPTRVPGKGEDPAAS, from the coding sequence ATGAGCCCGCGCCGCTTCCGCTCGCTGCAGGACCCCGACGCGCTGCGTTCGCTGGTCGCGAACCTGCGCGAGGCGATCTACATCACCGACATGCGCGGCAACGTCCTCGATGCGAACCCGGCGTTCTTCCAGCTCCTCGGCGTCCGCGGGCTCGACGACCTGAAGGCGTACGGCGCGAACGAGATGGTGGTGGATCCGTCGAGGCGCCTGGCGGAGATGGACATGGTGGAGCGCGATGGCTTCGTGCGGGACTTCGAACTGCAACTGCTGCGCCCGGACGGCATGATGCTGACCGTGCTCGACACCATGTACGCCGTGCAGGAAGCGGAATCGGGCGAGACGATCTACCACGGCATCCTCGTCGACATCACGCAGCGCAAGCAACTGGAAGAGGAGCTCCGCCAGCAGAGCGTGCGCGACCCGCTCACCGGCTGCTACAACCGGCGGCACTTGGCCGATCTCGACGCTGTGCTCAGCCCCGGCGACGAGAGCTGGGGCTGCCTGTTCATCGACATCGACCACTTCAAGCAGTACAACGACGAGTACGGGCACCAGATGGGCGACAACACGCTCATCCGCATGAGCCGCTTCCTGATGCGGCAGGTGCGCGCGGAGGAGCCGGTGGTGCGCGTCGGCGGCGACGAGTTCGTGATCGTGCTGCGCGGGGCGCGCCAGGCCCAGGTGGGAATGGTGGCCGAGCGCATGCGCATCGCCGCGCTTCGGACGGCGCCGGTGCCGTTCAGCCTCGGCTGGGCCGTGCGCGAGCCGGGGGAGAGCCTCACGTCGACGGTGAACCGCGCCGACCAGAACCTGCTGGCGGTGCGTGTGATCGAGCGCACACCCACCCGCGTGCCAGGCAAGGGAGAGGACCCCGCCGCCAGCTAG